From Juglans regia cultivar Chandler chromosome 8, Walnut 2.0, whole genome shotgun sequence, the proteins below share one genomic window:
- the LOC109022243 gene encoding monosaccharide-sensing protein 2-like → MNGAVLVAIAATIGNFLQGWDNATIAGAVVYITEDFDLGTTVEGLVVAMSLIGATCITTCSGSISDWVGRRPMLIISSMLYFISGLIMFWSPNVYVLCLARLLDGFGIGLAVTLIPVYISETAPPEIRGLLNTLPQFTGSGGMFLAYCMIFGMSLMTSPSWRLMLGILSIPSLIYFALTVFFLPESPRWLVSKGKMTEAEKVLQRLRGREDVSGEMALLVEGLGIGGETSIEEYIIGPADELDDAQEPSARKDTIRLYGPEEGLYWDAKPVAVAGQSSLGLASRQGSMVNQSVPLMDPLVTLFGSVHEKLPETGSMRSMLFPNFGSMFSTAEPHVKNEQWDEESQHREGEEYASDAAGEDSDDNLHSPLISRQTTSMEKDMIPPQSHGSVLSMRRHSSLMQGTGEAVSSTGIGGGWQLAWKWTERIGEDGKKEGGFKRIYMHQDGGPGTRRGSLVSLTGGDVPAEGEFIQAAALVSQPALYTKELMEQHPVGPAMVHPSETASKGPVWAALRQPGVRHALMVGVGIQLLQQFSGINGVLYYTPQILEDAGVEVLLADLGLSTNSASFLISAFTTLLMLPCIAIAMRLMDITGRRTLLLTTIPVLILTLIILVISQLVEISTVVNAAFSVTCVVVYFCCFVMAYGPIPNILCSEIFPTRVRGLCIAICALAYWIGDIIVTYSLPDLLSAIGLAGIFGIYAVFCVFSWIFIFLKVPETKGMPLEVITEMFAVGASKAAAVKSE, encoded by the exons ATGAACGGGGCTGTGCTAGTGGCTATTGCTGCTACAATTGGCAACTTTCTACAAGGATGGGATAATGCTACAATTGCTG GGGCTGTTGTTTATATAACGGAAGACTTTGACCTGGGAACTACTGTAGAAGGTCTTGTTGTGGCCATGTCTCTCATTGGAGCCACATGTATTACAACATGCTCAGGATCCATATCAGATTGGGTTGGCCGGCGTCCAATGCTTATAATATCATCAATGCTCTACTTCATAAGTggtttgataatgttttggtcaCCCAATGTCTATGTCCTATGTTTAGCAAGGCTTTTAGATGGATTTGGAATTGGTCTTGCGGTTACTCTTATCCCGGTGTACATATCTGAGACTGCCCCACCAGAAATAAGGGGATTGTTAAATACACTTCCACAATTCACTGGTTCGGGGGGCATGTTTTTGGCGTATTGTATGATTTTTGGGATGTCACTGATGACCTCACCCAGCTGGAGGTTAATGCTCGGAATTCTTTCCATTCCCTCTCTCATATATTTTGCACTAACAGTGTTTTTCTTGCCCGAATCTCCCCGGTGGCTTGTGAGTAAAGGAAAGATGACAGAGGCAGAAAAGGTTCTCCAGAGATTACGTGGCAGGGAAGACGTTTCAG GTGAGATGGCTTTGCTCGTTGAAGGTCTTGGAATTGGGGGTGAAACATCTATAGAAGAGTACATAATAGGACCTGCAGATGAACTTGATGATGCTCAGGAACCAAGTGCTCGGAAAGACACAATTAGATTATATGGACCTGAAGAAGGTCTCTACTGGGATGCCAAACCTGTTGCTGTCGCTGGACAGAGTTCTCTTGGCCTTGCCTCTCGCCAGGGAAGCATGGTGAACCAAAGTGTACCACTCATGGACCCACTTGTGACTCTCTTTGGTAGTGTCCATGAGAAGCTTCCTGAGACAGGAAGTATGCGAAGCATGCTTTTTCCTAATTTTGGCAGCATGTTCAGCACTGCTGAGCCTCATGTTAAAAATGAACAGTGGGATGAAGAGAGCCAGCATAGGGAAGGTGAGGAGTATGCATCAGACGCCGCTGGGGAAGACTCTGATGACAATCTGCATAGTCCATTGATCTCCCGTCAGACAACCAGCATGGAGAAAGACATGATCCCCCCTCAATCCCATGGCAGTGTTCTGAGCATGAGGCGCCATAGCAGTCTCATGCAAGGGACTGGGGAGGCAGTTAGCAGTACAGGAATTGGTGGTGGCTGGCAGTTGGCATGGAAATGGACTGAGAGAATAGGTGAGGATGGAAAAAAGGAAGGAGGGTTTAAAAGGATTTATATGCACCAGGATGGGGGTCCTGGAACCCGACGTGGGTCCCTTGTTTCACTTACTGGCGGAGATGTTCCCGCTGAGGGTGAGTTTATCCAGGCTGCTGCTCTAGTAAGCCAGCCTGCTCTGTATACCAAAGAGCTTATGGAGCAGCATCCAGTTGGACCAGCAATGGTTCATCCTTCTGAAACTGCTTCAAAAGGACCAGTTTGGGCTGCTCTTCGTCAGCCAGGGGTTAGGCATGCATTGATGGTTGGAGTTGGAATTCAGCTACTTCAGCAG TTTTCTGGAATAAATGGTGTTCTCTACTACACTCCCCAAATTCTGGAAGATGCAGGTGTTGAAGTACTTCTTGCAGACTTAGGGCTCAGTACAAATTCTGCATCGTTCCTTATCAGTGCATTCACAACCTTGTTGATGCTTCCTTGTATAGCTATAGCCATGAGGCTCATGGATATTACTGGCAGAAG GACACTATTACTCACTACAATTCCAGTGTTGATTCTGACTCTCATCATTCTTGTAATTTCCCAGCTTGTGGAAATAAGCACAGTTGTCAATGCAGCATTCTCAGTCACTTGTGTTGTGGTCTATTTCTGCTGCTTCGTCATGGCGTATGGCCCGATTCCTAATATTCTATGCTCTGAGATCTTCCCCACAAGAGTTCGCGGCCTCTGCATTGCAATCTGCGCCCTGGCGTACTGGATTGGAGACATTATAGTCACCTACTCATTGCCAGATCTGCTCAGTGCAATAGGCCTTGCTGGTATCTTTGGTATTTATGCTGTTTTCTGTGTCTTCTCCTGGATATTCATCTTTTTAAAGGTTCCAGAAACCAAAGGCATGCCACTCGAAGTCATTACTGAGATGTTTGCTGTTGGTGCAAGCAAAGCTGCTGCTGTCAAGAGCGAGTAA